A window of the Zootoca vivipara chromosome 14, rZooViv1.1, whole genome shotgun sequence genome harbors these coding sequences:
- the TTLL13 gene encoding tubulin polyglutamylase TTLL13 isoform X4 has translation MEMKRFQKINHFPGMAEICRKDLLARNLNRMLKLFPKEYSIFPRTWCLPADYGDFQAYGRMRKNRTYICKPDSGCQGRGIFITRNPKEIKHGEHMICQQYIAKPFLIDGFKFDMRIYVLVTSCDPLKIFVYEEGLARFATMRYIEPSSSNLEDICMHLTNYAINKHNENFVRDDNTGSKRKLSTLNSWMREHSYDTAELWRDIEDIIIKTLIAAHPVLKHNYRTCFPNHISGCACFEILGFDILLDRKLKPWLLEVNHSPSFTTDSRLDREVKDALLCDAINLINLRACDKKKVLEEDKRRVKERLLQAHQPPREARREQLESSQAAWLAQAEKYESSHLGGYRKIFPSRGTEKYTPFFKHSGSLFQETVASKAREECARQQLEEIRQKQEQRESTAAKKKRDVKENLQGESAGEKGKGKPALTRIAYSHSKTWNPKMSSIPYDSMTPQAIVEEEEVERVKALLRRENLIRGLGIVDQLTRLLRNTEPKPVEVQRPHINISESQPQFLQDLFNNREPQNLMTLVPLSLLGGSVQELGQQIMQQHPTTRVQLLGNQGFIPTILGALSGLGQSSHESCSTHFKPQLHIQPPKNMNWLGTAMVGEPGSLARMLKAGGRRFGSAKNKLEVGSPASKRPLYMSSGSLSYLSHGGKATSHMYSSFPFPSAAAPLNRADLHGLAINSASAPLIRRTSPHRSSNMATLHLNQSRKGT, from the exons AAAATCAACCACTTCCCAGGCATGGCAGAGATCTGCCGCAAGGACCTGCTTGCCCGCAACCTCAACCGCATGCTTAAGCTCTTTCCCAAGGAGTACAGCATCTTCCCACGCACCTGGTGCCTGCCAGCTGA CTATGGGGACTTCCAAGCCTATGGGCGCATGAGAAAGAACAGAACTTACATCTGCAAGCCAGATAGCGGCTGCCAAGGACGGGGCATCTTCATCACACGCAATCCCAAGGAGATCAAGCACGGCGAGCACATGATCTGCCAGCAGTACATTGCCAAG CCCTTCCTCATTGATGGCTTCAAGTTTGACATGCGCATCTACGTCCTGGTCACCTCCTGCGACCCACTGAAGATCTTTGTCTATGAGGAGGGGCTCGCCCGCTTTGCCACCATGAGGTACATcgagcccagcagcagcaacctg GAAGACATATGTATGCACCTGACCAACTACGCCATCAACAAGCATAACGAGAACTTTGTGCGTGATGACAATACAGGCAGCAAGAG GAAGCTGTCCACGCTGAACAGCTGGATGCGGGAGCACAGCTATGATACGGCCGAGCTGTGGCGGGACATTGAGGACATCATCATCAAGACCCTCATTGCTGCCCACCCAGTGCTGAAGCACAATTACCGCACCTGCTTCCCCAATCACATATCAGGCTGCGCTTGCTTTGAGATCCTAGGCTTCGACATCCTCCTGGACAGGAAGCTCAAGCCTTGGCTCTTGGAG GTCAACCACTCCCCCAGCTTCACCACTGACTCCCGCCTGGACCGTGAAGTGAAGGATGCCCTGCTCTGCGATGCCATCAACCTTATCAACCTGCGTGCTTGTGACAAGAAGAAGGTGCTAGAAGAGGACAAGCGGCGGGTGAAGGAGCGCCTCCTCCAAGCCCACCAGCCGCCCCGAGAAGCCAG GCGGGAGCAGTTGGAGAGCAGTCAGGCTGCCTGGCTGGCCCAGGCCGAGAAGTACGAGAGCAGCCACCTGGGTGGCTACCGAAAGATCTTCCCATCGCGGGGCACAGAGAAGTACACCCCTTTCTTCAAGCACAGTGGATCCCTCTTCCAAGAGACCGTGGCCTCCAAGGCCAGGGAAGAGTGTGCCAG GCAACAGCTGGAGgagattcgccagaagcaggagCAGAGGGAGAGCACAGCTGCAAAGAAGAAGAGGGACGTGAAGGAGAACTTGCAGGGGGAGTCAGcaggggagaaggggaagggcAAGCCAGCCCTCACTCGCATagcctacagccacagcaagacCTGGAACCCAAAG ATGTCCTCCATACCATATGACAGCATGACCCCCCAGGCCAtcgtggaggaagaggaagtggagAGGGTCAAAGCCCTCTTACGGAGGGAGAACCTCATCCGAGGGCTGGGCATTGTCGACCAGCTGACACGCCTGCTCCGCAACACGGAACCCAAGCCTGTGGAGGTCCAGAGGCCACATATTAACATCTCAGAAAGCCAG CCTCAATTTCTCCAGGATCTGTTTAATAACCGAGAGCCCCAGAATCTGATGACCCTcgtccccctctccctcctaggGGGCTCCGTCCAGGAGCTGGGCCAGCAGATCATGCAGCAGCATCCCACAACCCGTGTCCAACTACTGGGAAACCAAGGATTCATCCCAACCATTTTGGGCGCCCTGTCGGGCCTGGGCCAGTCTTCCCATGAGTCCTGCTCCACACACTTCAAGCCACAGCTCCACATCCAGCCCCCCAAGAACATGAACTGGTTGGGTACAGCCATGGTGGGCGAGCCGGGTTCTCTGGCCCGGATGCTGAAGGCAGGAGGGCGCCGGTTTGGCAGCGCCAAGAACAAGCTGGAAGTTG gCAGCCCTGCAAGCAAGCGGCCCCTGTACATGAGCTCCGGTTCCCTGAGCTACCTGTCGCACGGTGGCAAAGCTACCAGCCACATGTACAGCAgctttcccttcccctctgcgGCAGCTCCACTAAACCGCGCTGACCTGCACGGACTGGCCATCAATTCTGCGTCTGCCCCGCTCATCCGGCGCACCAGCCCACACCGCTCCAGCAACATGGCCACTCTGCATCTCAACCAGTCCAG GAAAGGCACTTGA
- the TTLL13 gene encoding tubulin polyglutamylase TTLL13 isoform X3 — protein sequence MRVKINHFPGMAEICRKDLLARNLNRMLKLFPKEYSIFPRTWCLPADYGDFQAYGRMRKNRTYICKPDSGCQGRGIFITRNPKEIKHGEHMICQQYIAKPFLIDGFKFDMRIYVLVTSCDPLKIFVYEEGLARFATMRYIEPSSSNLEDICMHLTNYAINKHNENFVRDDNTGSKRKLSTLNSWMREHSYDTAELWRDIEDIIIKTLIAAHPVLKHNYRTCFPNHISGCACFEILGFDILLDRKLKPWLLEVNHSPSFTTDSRLDREVKDALLCDAINLINLRACDKKKVLEEDKRRVKERLLQAHQPPREARREQLESSQAAWLAQAEKYESSHLGGYRKIFPSRGTEKYTPFFKHSGSLFQETVASKAREECARQQLEEIRQKQEQRESTAAKKKRDVKENLQGESAGEKGKGKPALTRIAYSHSKTWNPKMSSIPYDSMTPQAIVEEEEVERVKALLRRENLIRGLGIVDQLTRLLRNTEPKPVEVQRPHINISESQPQFLQDLFNNREPQNLMTLVPLSLLGGSVQELGQQIMQQHPTTRVQLLGNQGFIPTILGALSGLGQSSHESCSTHFKPQLHIQPPKNMNWLGTAMVGEPGSLARMLKAGGRRFGSAKNKLEVGSPASKRPLYMSSGSLSYLSHGGKATSHMYSSFPFPSAAAPLNRADLHGLAINSASAPLIRRTSPHRSSNMATLHLNQSRKGT from the exons AAAATCAACCACTTCCCAGGCATGGCAGAGATCTGCCGCAAGGACCTGCTTGCCCGCAACCTCAACCGCATGCTTAAGCTCTTTCCCAAGGAGTACAGCATCTTCCCACGCACCTGGTGCCTGCCAGCTGA CTATGGGGACTTCCAAGCCTATGGGCGCATGAGAAAGAACAGAACTTACATCTGCAAGCCAGATAGCGGCTGCCAAGGACGGGGCATCTTCATCACACGCAATCCCAAGGAGATCAAGCACGGCGAGCACATGATCTGCCAGCAGTACATTGCCAAG CCCTTCCTCATTGATGGCTTCAAGTTTGACATGCGCATCTACGTCCTGGTCACCTCCTGCGACCCACTGAAGATCTTTGTCTATGAGGAGGGGCTCGCCCGCTTTGCCACCATGAGGTACATcgagcccagcagcagcaacctg GAAGACATATGTATGCACCTGACCAACTACGCCATCAACAAGCATAACGAGAACTTTGTGCGTGATGACAATACAGGCAGCAAGAG GAAGCTGTCCACGCTGAACAGCTGGATGCGGGAGCACAGCTATGATACGGCCGAGCTGTGGCGGGACATTGAGGACATCATCATCAAGACCCTCATTGCTGCCCACCCAGTGCTGAAGCACAATTACCGCACCTGCTTCCCCAATCACATATCAGGCTGCGCTTGCTTTGAGATCCTAGGCTTCGACATCCTCCTGGACAGGAAGCTCAAGCCTTGGCTCTTGGAG GTCAACCACTCCCCCAGCTTCACCACTGACTCCCGCCTGGACCGTGAAGTGAAGGATGCCCTGCTCTGCGATGCCATCAACCTTATCAACCTGCGTGCTTGTGACAAGAAGAAGGTGCTAGAAGAGGACAAGCGGCGGGTGAAGGAGCGCCTCCTCCAAGCCCACCAGCCGCCCCGAGAAGCCAG GCGGGAGCAGTTGGAGAGCAGTCAGGCTGCCTGGCTGGCCCAGGCCGAGAAGTACGAGAGCAGCCACCTGGGTGGCTACCGAAAGATCTTCCCATCGCGGGGCACAGAGAAGTACACCCCTTTCTTCAAGCACAGTGGATCCCTCTTCCAAGAGACCGTGGCCTCCAAGGCCAGGGAAGAGTGTGCCAG GCAACAGCTGGAGgagattcgccagaagcaggagCAGAGGGAGAGCACAGCTGCAAAGAAGAAGAGGGACGTGAAGGAGAACTTGCAGGGGGAGTCAGcaggggagaaggggaagggcAAGCCAGCCCTCACTCGCATagcctacagccacagcaagacCTGGAACCCAAAG ATGTCCTCCATACCATATGACAGCATGACCCCCCAGGCCAtcgtggaggaagaggaagtggagAGGGTCAAAGCCCTCTTACGGAGGGAGAACCTCATCCGAGGGCTGGGCATTGTCGACCAGCTGACACGCCTGCTCCGCAACACGGAACCCAAGCCTGTGGAGGTCCAGAGGCCACATATTAACATCTCAGAAAGCCAG CCTCAATTTCTCCAGGATCTGTTTAATAACCGAGAGCCCCAGAATCTGATGACCCTcgtccccctctccctcctaggGGGCTCCGTCCAGGAGCTGGGCCAGCAGATCATGCAGCAGCATCCCACAACCCGTGTCCAACTACTGGGAAACCAAGGATTCATCCCAACCATTTTGGGCGCCCTGTCGGGCCTGGGCCAGTCTTCCCATGAGTCCTGCTCCACACACTTCAAGCCACAGCTCCACATCCAGCCCCCCAAGAACATGAACTGGTTGGGTACAGCCATGGTGGGCGAGCCGGGTTCTCTGGCCCGGATGCTGAAGGCAGGAGGGCGCCGGTTTGGCAGCGCCAAGAACAAGCTGGAAGTTG gCAGCCCTGCAAGCAAGCGGCCCCTGTACATGAGCTCCGGTTCCCTGAGCTACCTGTCGCACGGTGGCAAAGCTACCAGCCACATGTACAGCAgctttcccttcccctctgcgGCAGCTCCACTAAACCGCGCTGACCTGCACGGACTGGCCATCAATTCTGCGTCTGCCCCGCTCATCCGGCGCACCAGCCCACACCGCTCCAGCAACATGGCCACTCTGCATCTCAACCAGTCCAG GAAAGGCACTTGA
- the NGRN gene encoding neugrin: MAGSGRFVGLRRVAARLAAREAEGKLPEEQPEVEQEVERLLQRQEKAIRLRKIQRLMEPRGPPERTLTRQAMEQIRYLRQELPEEWPVSRLARSFQVEPGVILRVLRSSFSPPPERSAKQDAKVAANVASAPESSARPRIVVATEASGHLLPAPGAATALSRPVAPKAARAGPSAPKKKQQQQEEEEDEEGEGRGWRAPSPAELEAMVAEGTWESQLKVVQKGREFFDSDGNFLYRLPQTHQA, translated from the exons ATGGCCGGGTCTGGGCGCTTCGTGGGTCTGCGGCGGGTGGCTGCTCGGCTGGCGGCGAGAGAGGCAGAAGGCAAACTGCCCGAGGAGCAGCCGGAGGTGGAGCAGGAGGTGGAGAG GTTGCTGCAGCGCCAGGAGAAGGCGATCCGCCTGCGCAAAATCCAGAGGCTAATGGAACCGCGCGGCCCCCCCGAGCGCACCCTGACCCGCCAGGCCATGGAGCAGATCCG GTACCTGAGGCAGGAGCTGCCGGAGGAATGGCCCGTCTCCCGCCTGGCGCGGAGCTTCCAGGTGGAACCCGGGGTCATCCTTCGAGTCCTCCGGAGCAGCTTCTCTCCTCCACCGGAGCGGAGCGCCAAGCAAGACGCCAAGGTCGCCGCCAATGTGGCCTCCGCCCCCGAAAGCAGCGCCCGCCCCAGGATCGTCGTGGCCACCGAGGCCTCCGGCCATCTACTGCCCGCCCCCGGCGCTGCTACTGCGCTCTCCCGGCCAGTCGCCCCCAAGGCGGCACGTGCGGGCCCCTCTGCGccgaagaagaagcagcagcaacaggaggaagaagaagacgagGAGGGGGAAGGTCGGGGTTGGCGGGCCCCGAGCCCTGCGGAGCTGGAGGCGATGGTGGCTGAGGGCACCTGGGAGTCCCAGCTGAAAGTCGTACAGAAGGGCCGAGAGTTCTTCGACAGCGATGGGAACTTCCTTTACAGACTCCCCCAAACCCATCAGGCCTGA
- the HDDC3 gene encoding guanosine-3',5'-bis(diphosphate) 3'-pyrophosphohydrolase MESH1, with protein MSAPDAVRLLDAADFAARKHATQRRKDPEGTPYINHPIGVAQILAQEAGITEIAILQAALLHDTVEDTDTTFSEIEEHFGEEVRRIVEEVTDDKTLGKKERKRLQIEQAAQSSREAKLVKLADKLYNLRDLNRCTPQGWSEKRVQEYFHWASKVVTGLRGTSPVLEDKLWLLFKARGL; from the exons ATGAGTGCCCCGGACGCGGTACGCCTGCTAGACGCCGCCGACTTCGCGGCCCGGAAGCACGCGACGCAGCGGCGCAAAGACCCGGAAGGCACGCCGTACATCAACCACCCCATCG GTGTAGCCCAGATACTGGCACAGGAAGCTGGAATAACAGAAATTGCAATACTGCAG GCTGCTCTCCTCCATGACACTGTTGAAGACACAGACACCACCTTCTCAGAGATCGAGGAGCACTTCGGGGAGGAAGTGAGGCGAATTGTGGAGGAAGTGACGGATGACAAGACTTTGGGCAAGAAGGAGCGCAAGCGGCTGCAGATTGAACAAGCCGCTCAGAGCAGCCGAGAGGCCAAGCTGGTGAAACTGGCAGATAAGCTGTACAACCTGCGAGATCTCAACCGCTGCACACCCCAAG GCTGGTCCGAGAAGCGAGTCCAGGAGTACTTCCACTGGGCTTCGAAGGTAGTGACAGGCTTGCGCGGGACAAGCCCAGTGTTGGAGGATAAATTGTGGCTGCTGTTTAAAGCCAGAGGGCTTTAA
- the VPS33B gene encoding vacuolar protein sorting-associated protein 33B, whose product MASPGHRDAPELPDFGLLKRLARDQLVYLLEQLPGKKDLFIEADLMSPLDRIANVSILKQHEVDKLYKVENKPAHSTSDQLCFLVRPRIRNMKYVADIVNADKAAGRTRKYKIIFSPQKFYTCEMVLEEEGIYGDVTWDEWSFYLLPLDDDIISMELPEFFRDYFLEGDQRWISTVAQALQLMNSLYGPFSRTYGIGRCAKMVHELWREVVEESEVDSVGRKPEIGHIFLVDRDVDYVTALCSQVVYEGLVDDTFRIKCGSVDFGPDVTSSDRSIKVLLNAQDKVFSQIRNEHFSSVFGFLSQKARNLQAQYDRRRGMDIKQMKNFVSQELKGLKQEHRLLSLHIGACESIMKKKTKQDFQELLKTEHALLEGFDIRDSISFIEEHIDRQVSPLESLRMLCLLSITENGFAPKDYRSLKTQYLQSYGPEHLLTFHNLKHLGLLTEQVPGETLTAVENKVSKLVTDRAAGKLSDAFNSLARKSNFRGISKKLGLIPRVDGEYNLKVPRDMAYVFSGAYIPLSCKLIEQVLERKSWLGLEEVVRLLGGNEFSVADTTVEENPAWDSQRIVLAIFLGGCTFSEISALRFLGRERGIRFIFLTTAITNSARLLESMIETRA is encoded by the exons ATGGCCTCCCCCGGCCACCGCGACGCCCCAGAGCTGCCGGACTTCGGTCTTCTGAAGCGCCTCGCGCGGGACCAGCTGGTCTACTTGCTGGAGCAG ctCCCCGGCAAGAAAGATTTGTTCATCGAGGCCGACCTGATGAGCCCCCTCGACCGCATCGCCAACGTCTCCATCCTCAAG CAACATGAAGTGGACAAACTTTACAAAGTGGAGAATAAACCAGCCCACAGTACCAGTGATCA ATTGTGCTTTTTGGTCCGGCCACGGATCAGGAATATGAAGTACGTGGCAG ACATAGTAAACGCTGATAAGGCAGCTGGCCGGACCCGCAAGTACAAGATTATCTTCAGTCCTCAGAAG TTCTACACATGTGAGATGGTGCTGGAAGAAGAGGGGATCTATGGGG ACGTGACCTGGGATGAGTGGTCCTTCTACTTACTCCCTTTGGATGATGACATCATCAGCATGGAGCTTCCGGAATTCTTCCGTGACTATTTCCTG GAAGGAGACCAGCGCTGGATCAGCACCGTGGCCCAGGCCTTACAACTGATGAACTCTCTCTATGGACCATTCAGCAGGACCTACGGAATTGGCCGGTGTGCTAAG ATGGTCCATGAACTCTGGCGCGAAGTGGTGGAGGAAAGTGAAGTTGACAGTGTTGGCCGGAAGCCAGAGATTGGTCACATATTCCTCGTGGACAGAG ACGTGGATTATGTCACAGCCCTTTGTTCCCAGGTTGTGTACGAAGGCCTGGTGGACGATACCTTCCGCATCAAGTGTG GGAGCGTTGACTTTGGCCCAGATGTCACCTCCTCTGATCGGAGCATCAAAGTCCTGCTAAATGCTCAGGACAAG GTCTTCAGCCAGATCCGCAATGAGCACTTCTCCAGTGTCTTCGGTTTCCTGAGCCAGAAGGCCCGGAACCTGCAGGCACAGTATGAC CGACGGCGAGGGATGGACATCAAGCAGATGAAGAACTTTGTCTCCCAGGAGCTGAAAGGCTTGAAGCAAGAGCATCGCCTGCTGAGTCTCC ATATTGGTGCATGCGAGTCCATCATGAAGAAAAAAACCAAGCAAGATTTCCAGGAGCTGCTGAAGACAGAGCATG CCCTCCTGGAAGGGTTTGACATCCGCGACAGCATCAGCTTCATTGAAGAGCACATTGACCGACAg GTCTCCCCCCTTGAGAGTCTACGCATGCTGTGCCTGCTGTCCATCACAGAGAACG GGTTCGCCCCCAAGGACTATCGCTCCCTGAAAACCCAGTACCTCCAG AGCTACGGACCAGAGCACCTGCTGACCTTCCATAACCTGAAGCACCTGGGGCTTCTGACAGAGCAGGTCCCAGGGGAGACCCTGACAGCCGTAGAGAACAAAGTCAGCAAGCTGGTGACAGACAGAGCGGCAG GGAAGCTCTCGGATGCCTTCAACTCACTGGCCAGGAAGAGCAATTTCCGAGGCATCAGCAAGAAGCTGGGACTA ATCCCCCGTGTGGATGGGGAGTACAACCTGAAAGTGCCCCGGGACATGGCGTACGTCTTCAGCGGTGCCTACATCCCCCTGAGCTGCAAGTTGATAGAGCAG GTGCTGGAACGCAAGAGCTGGCTAGGCCTGGAGGAGGTGGTGCGGCTCCTCGGGGGAAATGAATTTTCTGTTGCAG ATACCACTGTGGAGGAGAATCCTGCCTGGGACTCCCAGCGCATAGTTCTGGCCATCTTCTTAGGTGGCTGCACCTTCTCTGAGATCTCAGCTCTTCGCTTCCTTGGCAGAGAAAGAG GGATCAGGTTCATTTTCCTGACGACAGCCATCACCAACAGTGCCCGGCTGCTGGAATCAATGATAGAAACAAGGGCATGA